A single genomic interval of Oncorhynchus tshawytscha isolate Ot180627B linkage group LG15, Otsh_v2.0, whole genome shotgun sequence harbors:
- the LOC112214404 gene encoding regulator of nonsense transcripts 2-like isoform X6: MLAEGKRSLNMDEKEVSSFSNKEKDREGDRRPASSRDKVKDEAKMSGKKDIGKAAEEKRRRLEEDKRKKEEKERKRKEEEKLKAEEEQRKKEEEEKKQQEEQERKVQEEEAKRQREEEAAQLKEKEEGHQLHQEAWERHQCRKELRIRNQNAHEGRPEETFFSRLDSSLKKNTAFVKKLRTLTEQQREALSNDFGSLNLSKYIGEAVGSVVEAKLKISDVGCAVHLCSLFHQRYAEFAPLLLQAWKRHFEARKEEKAPNVSKLRTDLRFIAELTIVGLFTDKEGLSLIYEQLKSIIGTDRETHTHVSVVISFCKHCGDDIAGLVPRKVKAAREKFGLAFPPSEIINTEKQQPFQNLLREYFTSLTKHLKKDHRELQNIERQNRRILHSKGELSEDRHKQYEEFATSYQKLLANTQSLADFLDENMPELPLDKTVQEEHGPGIDIFTPGKPGEYDLEGGIWEDEDARNFYENMVDLKAFVPAILFKDNEKGKDKEEAAEAKDAAATTEELELELEALDIADDPLELDGPDEAENEAELAKKLLDEQEQEDEEASTGSHLKLIVDAFIQQLPNCVNRDLIDKAAMDFCMNMNTKSNRRKLVRALFTVPRQRLDLLPFYSRLVATLHPCMSDVADDLCSILKGDFRFHIRKKDQINIETKNKTVRFIGELAKFKLFSKTDTLHCLKMLLSDFSHHHIEMACTLLETSGRFLFRSPDSHLRTSVLLEQMMRKKQAQHLDARYVTMVENAYYYCNPPPMEKTVRKKRPPLQEYIRKLLYKDLSKVTTEKVLRQMRKLPWQDPESKGYLICCMVNIWNIKYNSIHCVANLLAGLVAYQEDVGIHVVDGVLEDIRLGMEVNQPKFNQRRISSAKFLGELYNYRMVESAVIFRTLFSFISFGVNPDGSPSPLDPPEHLFRIRMVCTLLDTCGQYFDRGSSKRKLDCFLIYFQRYIWWKKSVEVWSAEHLFPIDIDYMISDTLELLRPKMKLCISLEDSTRHVTELEREFLVKLGLAMDGQKDGRPSSAMGSEGEALDEDDEDDDEEGGADTEEQSGNESEMNEPEEEEGSENEEEEREEEEEENTDYLTDSNKENETDEENNEVTIRGGGLKHVACAEDEDFIQALDKMMLENLQQRSGEAVKVHQLDVAIPLQLKSQLKKGPGGPVCSGEGDGGISDTMQFVMLTRKGNKQQFKILNVPLSSHLAANHFNQQQAEQEERMRMKKLTLDINERQEQEDYQEMMASLAQRPAPANTNRERRPRYQHPKGAPNADLIFKTGGRKQETKQERNERHEKRDRQERQEKHKRNNRYEGQEARASQLSRTRY; the protein is encoded by the exons ATGCTTGCTGAGGGCAAGAGATCATTAAACATGGATGAGAAAGAGGTGAGCTCCTTTAGTAacaaggagaaagacagagagggtgatAGACGGCCCGCCTCCTCCCGGGATAAAGTGAAGGATGAGGCAAAGATGAGTGGCAAGAAAGATATCGGTAAGGccgcagaggaaaagaggaggagactTGAGGAGGACaaaagaaagaaggaagaaaaGGAGCGGAAacggaaagaggaggagaaactgaaggcagaggaggagcagaggaagaaggaggaagaggagaagaagcagcaggaggagcaggagaggaaagTTCAGGAGGAGGAGGCCAAGAGACAGCGTGAAGAGGAGGCAGCTCAACTCAA ggagaaggaagagggtcACCAGCTCCACCAGGAGGCCTGGGAGCGCCACCAGTGCCGGAAGGAGCTGCGCATCCGCAACCAGAACGCCCACGAGGGCCGTCCCGAGGAAACCTTCTTTAGCCGCCTTGACTCCAGCTTGAAGAAGAACACGGCCTTCGTCAAGAAGCTGCGCACGCTCACTGAGCAGCAGCGTGAAGCCCTCTCCAATGACTTCGGCTCGCTCAACCTCAGCAAGTACATCGGCGAGGCGGTGGGCTCGGTGGTGGAGGCCAAGCTGAAGATCTCTGATGTGGGCTGCGCCGTGCACCTGTGCTCCCTCTTTCACCAGCGCTACGCTGAATTTGCCCCACTGCTCCTCCAGGCCTGGAAGAGGCACTTTGAGGCACGCAAGGAGGAGAAGGCGCCCAACGTGAGCAAGCTGCGCACCGACCTGCGCTTCATTGCAGAGCTTACCATCGTGGGCCTGTTTACGGACAAGGAGGGCCTTTCGCTCATCTACGAGCAGCTGAAGAGCATCATTGGGACAGACCGCGAGACACACACGCATGTGTCGGTGGTCATCAGCTTCTGTAagcactgtggggacgacatcgcgGGCCTGGTGCCTCGCAAAGTGAAGGCTGCACGGGAGAAGTTTGGCCTGGCCTTCCCTCCCAGTGAGATCATCAACACGGAGAAGCAGCAGCCCTTCCAGAACCTTCTGAGGGAGTACTTCACCTCGCTCACCAAGCACCTGAAGAAGGACCACCGCGAGTTGCAGAACATCGAGAGGCAGAACAG GCGTATCCTCCACTCCAAAGGGGAGCTGAGTGAGGACAGACACAAGCAGTATGAGGAGTTTGCTACATCCTACCAGAAGCTGCTGGCTAACACCCAGTCTCTGGCTGACTTTCTGGATGAGAACATGCCAGAACTTCCACTGGACAAGACTGTGCAGGAAG AGCACGGCCCTGGCATTGACATCTTCACCCCTGGGAAGCCCGGGGAGTATGACCTGGAGGGGGGCATCTGGGAGGACGAGGATGCCAGGAACTTCTATGAGAACATGGTGGACCTGAAGGCCTTCGTCCCCGCCATCCTGTTCAAAGATAACGAGAAGGGCAAGGACAAAGAAGAGGCTGCTG AGGCTAAAGATGCTGCGGCCACCACAGAGGAGTTGGAGTTGGAGCTCGAGGCTCTAGACATCGCTGATGACCCTCTGGAGCTGGATGGACCTGACGAGGCAGAGAACGAGGCAGAGCTTGCCAAAAAACTATTGGACGAGCAAG AACAAGAGGATGAGGAGGCAAGCACCGGGTCCCACCTGAAGCTCATCGTGGACGCCTTCATCCAGCAGCTTCCCAACTGCGTCAACAGAGACCTCATAGACAAG GCTGCCATGGATTTCTGCATGAACATGAACACCAAGTCAAACAGGAGGAAGCTGGTCCGGGCTCTCTTCACCGTTCCCAGACAAAG GTTGGATCTGCTGCCCTTTTACTCCCGTCTGGTGGCCACCCTTCACCCCTGCATGTCAGATGTGGCCGATGACCTGTGCTCCATACTCAAAGGAGACTTCAGGTTCCAT ATCCGGAAGAAGGACCAGATCAACATCGAAACCAAAAATAAAACTGTACGGTTTATCGGGGAGCTGGCAAAGTTCAAACTGTTCTCTAAAACGGACACTCTGCATTGTCTGAAG ATGCTGCTGTCAGACTTCTCCCACCACCACATAGAGATGGCCTGCACTCTGCTGGAGACCAGTGGACGCTTCCTCTTCCGATCCCCCGACTCCCACCTCCGGACCAGCGTCCTtctg GAGCAAATGATGCGTAAGAAGCAGGCGCAGCACCTGGATGCTCGCTACGTGACCATGGTGGAGAATGCCTACTACTACTGCAACCCCCCGCCCATGGAGAAGACTGTCAGGAAGAAGAGGCCCCCGCTGCAGGAGTACATCCGCAAACTGCTCTACAAGGACCTCTCCAAGGTCACCACGGAGAAG GTGTTGAGGCAGATGCGTAAACTCCCCTGGCAGGACCCAGAGTCTAAAGGCTACCTGATCTGTTGCATGGTCAACATCTGGAACATCAAGTACAACAGCATCCACTGTGTGGCCAACCTGCTGGCCGGCCTTGTGGCCTACCAGGAGGACGTGGGCATCCACGTGGTGGATGGGGTCCTGGAGGACATCCGCCTGGGAATGGAG GTGAACCAGCCGAAGTTCAACCAGCGTCGGATCAGCAGTGCCAAGTTTCTGGGGGAGCTCTACAACTACCGCATGGTGGAGTCAGCGGTCATCTTCCGCaccctcttctccttcatctcgtTCGGCGTGAACCCGGACGGCAGCCCCAGCCCCCTGGACCCCCCCGAGCACCTGTTCCGCATCCGCATGGTCTGCACCCTGCTTGACACCTGCGGACAGTACTTTGACCGCGGCTCCAGCAAGAGGAAGCTGGACTGCTTCCTCATCTACTTCCAG AGGTATATCTGGTGGAAGAAGAGTGTGGAGGTGTGGAGTGCAGAGCACCTGTTCCCCATCGACATTGACTACATGATCAGTGACACCCTGGAGCTTCTCCGGCCCAAGATGAAGCTCTGCATCTCCCTGGAAGACTCCACACGACACGTCACCGAGTTGGAGAGGGAGTTCCTCGTTAAACTGG GACTGGCCATGGATGGACAGAAGGACGGCCGGCCCTCCAGTGCCATGGGGAGTGAAGGCGAGGCTCTAGACGAGGATGACGAGGATGACGACGAAGAGGGAGGGGCGGACACAGAGGAACAGTCTGGCAATGAGAGCGAGATGAATGAGCCAGAGGAAGAA GAAGGGTCTGAGAATGAGGAAGAGGagcgggaggaagaggaggaggagaacactgACTATCTGACCGACTCCAACAAGGAGAACGAGACGGACGAGGAGAACAAT GAGGTGACCATCCGTGGTGGCGGTCTGAAGCATGTGGCATGTGCTGAGGATGAGGACTTCATCCAGGCTCTGGACAAGATGATGCTGGAGAACCTGCAG cagcggAGCGGGGAGGCGGTGAAGGTGCACCAGTTGGACGTGGCCATCCCCCTGCAGCTGAAGAGCCAGCTGAAGAAAGGCCCTGGAGGACCCGTCTGctctggagagggagatggaggcatCTCAGACACCATGCAGTTTGTCATGCTCACGCGCAAGGGCAACAAACAGcag TTTAAGATCCTGAACGTGCCTTTATCCTCCCACCTGGCTGCCAACCACTTCAACCAGCAGCAggcagagcaggaggagaggatgaggatgaaGAAGCTCACTCTGGACATCAACGAGAGACAGGAGCAAGAAGACTACCAAG AAATGATGGCGTCTCTGGCCCAGCGGCCCGCTCCCGCCAACACCAACCGGGAGCGGCGCCCGCGCTACCAACACCCCAAAGGGGCACCCAACGCCGACCTCATCTTCAAGACCGGAGGAAG AAAGCAGGAAACAAAGCAGGAGAGAAATGAAAGGCACGAAAAGCGTGACAGACAAGAAAGGCAAGAGAAACACAAGAGAAACAACAGATATGAGGGCCAGGAGGCTAGGGCCAGCCAGCTCAGTCGGACACGCTACTGA
- the LOC112214404 gene encoding regulator of nonsense transcripts 2-like isoform X9, translated as MLAEGKRSLNMDEKEVSSFSNKEKDREGDRRPASSRDKVKDEAKMSGKKDIGKAAEEKRRRLEEDKRKKEEKERKRKEEEKLKAEEEQRKKEEEEKKQQEEQERKVQEEEAKRQREEEAAQLKEKEEGHQLHQEAWERHQCRKELRIRNQNAHEGRPEETFFSRLDSSLKKNTAFVKKLRTLTEQQREALSNDFGSLNLSKYIGEAVGSVVEAKLKISDVGCAVHLCSLFHQRYAEFAPLLLQAWKRHFEARKEEKAPNVSKLRTDLRFIAELTIVGLFTDKEGLSLIYEQLKSIIGTDRETHTHVSVVISFCKHCGDDIAGLVPRKVKAAREKFGLAFPPSEIINTEKQQPFQNLLREYFTSLTKHLKKDHRELQNIERQNRRILHSKGELSEDRHKQYEEFATSYQKLLANTQSLADFLDENMPELPLDKTVQEEHGPGIDIFTPGKPGEYDLEGGIWEDEDARNFYENMVDLKAFVPAILFKDNEKGKDKEEAAGKEAKDAAATTEELELELEALDIADDPLELDGPDEAENEAELAKKLLDEQGKDEEQEDEEASTGSHLKLIVDAFIQQLPNCVNRDLIDKAAMDFCMNMNTKSNRRKLVRALFTVPRQRLDLLPFYSRLVATLHPCMSDVADDLCSILKGDFRFHIRKKDQINIETKNKTVRFIGELAKFKLFSKTDTLHCLKMLLSDFSHHHIEMACTLLETSGRFLFRSPDSHLRTSVLLEQMMRKKQAQHLDARYVTMVENAYYYCNPPPMEKTVRKKRPPLQEYIRKLLYKDLSKVTTEKVLRQMRKLPWQDPESKGYLICCMVNIWNIKYNSIHCVANLLAGLVAYQEDVGIHVVDGVLEDIRLGMEVNQPKFNQRRISSAKFLGELYNYRMVESAVIFRTLFSFISFGVNPDGSPSPLDPPEHLFRIRMVCTLLDTCGQYFDRGSSKRKLDCFLIYFQRYIWWKKSVEVWSAEHLFPIDIDYMISDTLELLRPKMKLCISLEDSTRHVTELEREFLVKLGLAMDGQKDGRPSSAMGSEGEALDEDDEDDDEEGGADTEEQSGNESEMNEPEEEEGSENEEEEREEEEEENTDYLTDSNKENETDEENNEVTIRGGGLKHVACAEDEDFIQALDKMMLENLQQRSGEAVKVHQLDVAIPLQLKSQLKKGPGGPVCSGEGDGGISDTMQFVMLTRKGNKQQFKILNVPLSSHLAANHFNQQQAEQEERMRMKKLTLDINERQEQEDYQEMMASLAQRPAPANTNRERRPRYQHPKGAPNADLIFKTGGRC; from the exons ATGCTTGCTGAGGGCAAGAGATCATTAAACATGGATGAGAAAGAGGTGAGCTCCTTTAGTAacaaggagaaagacagagagggtgatAGACGGCCCGCCTCCTCCCGGGATAAAGTGAAGGATGAGGCAAAGATGAGTGGCAAGAAAGATATCGGTAAGGccgcagaggaaaagaggaggagactTGAGGAGGACaaaagaaagaaggaagaaaaGGAGCGGAAacggaaagaggaggagaaactgaaggcagaggaggagcagaggaagaaggaggaagaggagaagaagcagcaggaggagcaggagaggaaagTTCAGGAGGAGGAGGCCAAGAGACAGCGTGAAGAGGAGGCAGCTCAACTCAA ggagaaggaagagggtcACCAGCTCCACCAGGAGGCCTGGGAGCGCCACCAGTGCCGGAAGGAGCTGCGCATCCGCAACCAGAACGCCCACGAGGGCCGTCCCGAGGAAACCTTCTTTAGCCGCCTTGACTCCAGCTTGAAGAAGAACACGGCCTTCGTCAAGAAGCTGCGCACGCTCACTGAGCAGCAGCGTGAAGCCCTCTCCAATGACTTCGGCTCGCTCAACCTCAGCAAGTACATCGGCGAGGCGGTGGGCTCGGTGGTGGAGGCCAAGCTGAAGATCTCTGATGTGGGCTGCGCCGTGCACCTGTGCTCCCTCTTTCACCAGCGCTACGCTGAATTTGCCCCACTGCTCCTCCAGGCCTGGAAGAGGCACTTTGAGGCACGCAAGGAGGAGAAGGCGCCCAACGTGAGCAAGCTGCGCACCGACCTGCGCTTCATTGCAGAGCTTACCATCGTGGGCCTGTTTACGGACAAGGAGGGCCTTTCGCTCATCTACGAGCAGCTGAAGAGCATCATTGGGACAGACCGCGAGACACACACGCATGTGTCGGTGGTCATCAGCTTCTGTAagcactgtggggacgacatcgcgGGCCTGGTGCCTCGCAAAGTGAAGGCTGCACGGGAGAAGTTTGGCCTGGCCTTCCCTCCCAGTGAGATCATCAACACGGAGAAGCAGCAGCCCTTCCAGAACCTTCTGAGGGAGTACTTCACCTCGCTCACCAAGCACCTGAAGAAGGACCACCGCGAGTTGCAGAACATCGAGAGGCAGAACAG GCGTATCCTCCACTCCAAAGGGGAGCTGAGTGAGGACAGACACAAGCAGTATGAGGAGTTTGCTACATCCTACCAGAAGCTGCTGGCTAACACCCAGTCTCTGGCTGACTTTCTGGATGAGAACATGCCAGAACTTCCACTGGACAAGACTGTGCAGGAAG AGCACGGCCCTGGCATTGACATCTTCACCCCTGGGAAGCCCGGGGAGTATGACCTGGAGGGGGGCATCTGGGAGGACGAGGATGCCAGGAACTTCTATGAGAACATGGTGGACCTGAAGGCCTTCGTCCCCGCCATCCTGTTCAAAGATAACGAGAAGGGCAAGGACAAAGAAGAGGCTGCTGGTAAAG AGGCTAAAGATGCTGCGGCCACCACAGAGGAGTTGGAGTTGGAGCTCGAGGCTCTAGACATCGCTGATGACCCTCTGGAGCTGGATGGACCTGACGAGGCAGAGAACGAGGCAGAGCTTGCCAAAAAACTATTGGACGAGCAAGGTAAAGATGAAG AACAAGAGGATGAGGAGGCAAGCACCGGGTCCCACCTGAAGCTCATCGTGGACGCCTTCATCCAGCAGCTTCCCAACTGCGTCAACAGAGACCTCATAGACAAG GCTGCCATGGATTTCTGCATGAACATGAACACCAAGTCAAACAGGAGGAAGCTGGTCCGGGCTCTCTTCACCGTTCCCAGACAAAG GTTGGATCTGCTGCCCTTTTACTCCCGTCTGGTGGCCACCCTTCACCCCTGCATGTCAGATGTGGCCGATGACCTGTGCTCCATACTCAAAGGAGACTTCAGGTTCCAT ATCCGGAAGAAGGACCAGATCAACATCGAAACCAAAAATAAAACTGTACGGTTTATCGGGGAGCTGGCAAAGTTCAAACTGTTCTCTAAAACGGACACTCTGCATTGTCTGAAG ATGCTGCTGTCAGACTTCTCCCACCACCACATAGAGATGGCCTGCACTCTGCTGGAGACCAGTGGACGCTTCCTCTTCCGATCCCCCGACTCCCACCTCCGGACCAGCGTCCTtctg GAGCAAATGATGCGTAAGAAGCAGGCGCAGCACCTGGATGCTCGCTACGTGACCATGGTGGAGAATGCCTACTACTACTGCAACCCCCCGCCCATGGAGAAGACTGTCAGGAAGAAGAGGCCCCCGCTGCAGGAGTACATCCGCAAACTGCTCTACAAGGACCTCTCCAAGGTCACCACGGAGAAG GTGTTGAGGCAGATGCGTAAACTCCCCTGGCAGGACCCAGAGTCTAAAGGCTACCTGATCTGTTGCATGGTCAACATCTGGAACATCAAGTACAACAGCATCCACTGTGTGGCCAACCTGCTGGCCGGCCTTGTGGCCTACCAGGAGGACGTGGGCATCCACGTGGTGGATGGGGTCCTGGAGGACATCCGCCTGGGAATGGAG GTGAACCAGCCGAAGTTCAACCAGCGTCGGATCAGCAGTGCCAAGTTTCTGGGGGAGCTCTACAACTACCGCATGGTGGAGTCAGCGGTCATCTTCCGCaccctcttctccttcatctcgtTCGGCGTGAACCCGGACGGCAGCCCCAGCCCCCTGGACCCCCCCGAGCACCTGTTCCGCATCCGCATGGTCTGCACCCTGCTTGACACCTGCGGACAGTACTTTGACCGCGGCTCCAGCAAGAGGAAGCTGGACTGCTTCCTCATCTACTTCCAG AGGTATATCTGGTGGAAGAAGAGTGTGGAGGTGTGGAGTGCAGAGCACCTGTTCCCCATCGACATTGACTACATGATCAGTGACACCCTGGAGCTTCTCCGGCCCAAGATGAAGCTCTGCATCTCCCTGGAAGACTCCACACGACACGTCACCGAGTTGGAGAGGGAGTTCCTCGTTAAACTGG GACTGGCCATGGATGGACAGAAGGACGGCCGGCCCTCCAGTGCCATGGGGAGTGAAGGCGAGGCTCTAGACGAGGATGACGAGGATGACGACGAAGAGGGAGGGGCGGACACAGAGGAACAGTCTGGCAATGAGAGCGAGATGAATGAGCCAGAGGAAGAA GAAGGGTCTGAGAATGAGGAAGAGGagcgggaggaagaggaggaggagaacactgACTATCTGACCGACTCCAACAAGGAGAACGAGACGGACGAGGAGAACAAT GAGGTGACCATCCGTGGTGGCGGTCTGAAGCATGTGGCATGTGCTGAGGATGAGGACTTCATCCAGGCTCTGGACAAGATGATGCTGGAGAACCTGCAG cagcggAGCGGGGAGGCGGTGAAGGTGCACCAGTTGGACGTGGCCATCCCCCTGCAGCTGAAGAGCCAGCTGAAGAAAGGCCCTGGAGGACCCGTCTGctctggagagggagatggaggcatCTCAGACACCATGCAGTTTGTCATGCTCACGCGCAAGGGCAACAAACAGcag TTTAAGATCCTGAACGTGCCTTTATCCTCCCACCTGGCTGCCAACCACTTCAACCAGCAGCAggcagagcaggaggagaggatgaggatgaaGAAGCTCACTCTGGACATCAACGAGAGACAGGAGCAAGAAGACTACCAAG AAATGATGGCGTCTCTGGCCCAGCGGCCCGCTCCCGCCAACACCAACCGGGAGCGGCGCCCGCGCTACCAACACCCCAAAGGGGCACCCAACGCCGACCTCATCTTCAAGACCGGAGGAAG ATGCTGA